The genomic stretch TGGGGATACATTCTCGATCCAACAACTGATCTTAGCGACCGACAACCCAGCCTTAAAATCGACCGCAATGCGCGCTTTAGTCAAGATTAAACCTATACCAATGACATTAGAGCAGTTTTTTGTGGCACAACTAAACCAAGTCGAAGATCAAGATTGGATGCAGGAACTACTGGTGAGTGCAGGTCATGCAGATTGGGTGCAGCAGTTAATCAATAGCGGCTTAATTCCGATGACACAAACCGTCTCCCCCTAGTGATGGATAACGGTTGAAATGATTTTAATTGAAGTGACTTGGGTATATAGCAAGAAACTGCATCTTGAGGTGACTTGGGTATATAATGTCAGCAAATTTAAATAGTCAGTAGAAGTAGTATGAGTATAAAGGATTTACGAGATTTTATTGTCCAGCTTGAAAGCAAAGGGCTACTGAAGCGCATTACACACCCTGTTGACCCTGATTATGAAATGACAGAGATCAGCGATCGTACTTTACGTGCTGGTGGGCCGGCTTTATTGTTTGAAAACCCGATCGGTTACGATATGCCAGTGTTGACCAACTTATTTGGTACGGCAGAGCGGGTTGCAATGGGGATGGGGCGCAATGAAGTCAAAGAACTGCGCGAAGTTGGAAAGTTATTGGCCTACCTTAAAGAGCCTGAGCCTCCAAAAGGGTTCAAAGATGCCATCAATAAATTGCCGGTGTTTAAGCAAGTATTGAATATGCCAGCTAAGCGGCTTCGTCGTGCTGCTTGCCAGGATATTATTTTGCAAGGGGATGAGATTGATCTGGATAAGCTTCCGATCATGAGTTGCTGGCCAGGTGATGTGGCGCCATTGCTAACTTGGGGGTTAACGGTAACGAAAGGTCCGAATAAAAAACGTCAAAATCTTGGTATTTATCGTCAGCAAAAAATCGCTAAGAATAAAATCATCATGCGTTGGTTAGCGCATCGTGGTGGCGCATTGGATATGAAAGATTGGATGGAAACTCACCCAGGTGAACCTTTCCCAGTATCAGTGGCTTTTGGCGCCGACCCAGCTACAATTTTAGGCGCAGTCACGCCGATCCCAGATACGCTATCCGAATACGCTTTTGCGGGGTTATTGCGAGGCAGTAAAACCGAAGTGGTTAAATCTATTAGTAATGATCTGGATGTTCCCGCCAGCGCTGAAATCGTACTCGAAGGCTATATCGATCCAGAAGAGTTTGCTGATGAAGGTCCTTACGGCGATCACACAGGTTATTTTAATGAAGTCGAAAAACATCATGTATTTACCATTACCCATTTAACTATGCGAAAAAATGCCATTTATCACAGCACTTATACTGGCCGCCCGCCCGATGAGCCTGCAGTGTTAGGGGTGGCATTAAATGAAGTATTTGTGCCTATTTTGCAAAAACAATTTCCAGAAATTGAAGACTTTTATTTACCACCAGAAGGATGCTCCTATCGTATGGCGGTGGTAACCATGAAAAAACAATACCCTGGACATGCCAAGCGCGTGATGATGGGGGTATGGTCTTTTTTACGTCAGTTTATGTATACCAAATTTGTCATTGTGTGCGATCAAGATGTTGATATTCGAGATTGGAGCAGTATTACTCAAGCTATGATCACCCACATGGATCCTGTTCGTGATACGGTGCTGATTGATAACACTCCAATTGATTCATTAGATTTTGCTTCACCAGTCGTGGGGCTTGGATCCAAAATGGGTTTAGATGTCACTCACAAATGGTCAGCAGAATTAGCTTCGACAGGTGGGATCAATAGCTTGTTTGACTCGAAAAAGCTAGAGACTGATCAACTCGCTTCTTTATATCAACATTTTCCTGAAATTATCGGTGTGCATTTCCCAACGGCTCCTACTTCTCATCAAATGATGATAGTGAGTATCCGCAAACAAGAAGTGGGACACTGTCGCCGCTTAGCAATGGAACTGTGGCAATATTTAGCCTCATCGATTGATGTTAGGTTTATGATTATATGTGATGATGATGTCAATATTCATGACTGGAATGATATTATTTGGGCGGTAACCACTCGCATGGACCCGACTCGAGATACTCTAATACTCGAAGAGGAAGAGACGACGGATTCAAGTCACTCTAAAATGGTCATGGATGCCACTAATAAATTGTGGGGTGAAACCCAAAGAGAGTGGGGAACACCAATTAAAAAAGATCCTTCCATTGTGAATAAAATTGACTCTATTTGGGAGGAACTCAATATCTTCCCACAGCAAAAATAAAATGTCTTATAAAGTCACGTTACTGCCGAGTCAGCAACAGTTTGAAGTGAGTGAAGGTCAAACTATTCTCGAAGCGGCACTACAATGTGGCGTACAAATACCAAGCCGTTGTAAGGTTGGTGTTTGTACAACGTGCTTATGTAAAAAATCACAAGGAGATGTTCATTATCAACTTGAACCTATGCTCACACAAAAAGAGCAAGAACAAGGTTGGATATTTCCGTGCCTAGCTTATGCAAAGAGTCACTTGATCTTAATTTTAGATGAGTGACCATGAGGAAACCATGACTATACAATGCAACGTAAAAACAATAGAGCCATTAGCGCGTAATACTTACCGAATTATTTTAGCGCCTCAAACGTCTGTCGATTATAAAGCGGGGCAGTATTTGATGGTGGTAATGGGCGAAAAAGATAAACGTCCATTTTCAATTGCAAGTAGCCCATGTCGCCATAATGGTGAGTTAGAATTACATATTGGCGCTGCTGATCATAATGCTTACGCTATAGAAGTGGTCGAAGCGATGAATCATGCTTATGCCAATAATCAAACCATTGAAATAGATGCACCGCACGGCAGCGCTTATCTTCAATCGCCTTCCGACCGTTCATTATTATTGATCGCTGGTGGTACGGGTTTCAGTTATACCCGATCAATTTTAGATCACTGCGTCAGTCAACAACTGCCACAACCGATTTACTTATATTGGGGAGGTAAAGATAGTGAGCAGCTATATGCGATGCGCGAGCTTGAAAAAATAGCGACAGAACATAGTAATGTACACTTTATTCCGGTAGTAGAGGCAGATGAACAAGATTGGGGTGGTAAGAAAGGCAATGTATTAGAGGCAATTGAGCAAGATTTCGATTCACTCAGCGGCTTTGATATTTATATTGCAGGTCGTTTTGAAATGGCTGGGGCAGCTAGAGATCGTTTTGTTGATCATAAATTGGCAAACAAAGAACGAATGTTTGCCGATGCTTACGCTTTTATCTAACCAATCGCGATGAAACTGCCGATAA from Vibrio algicola encodes the following:
- a CDS encoding 2Fe-2S iron-sulfur cluster-binding protein, producing the protein MSYKVTLLPSQQQFEVSEGQTILEAALQCGVQIPSRCKVGVCTTCLCKKSQGDVHYQLEPMLTQKEQEQGWIFPCLAYAKSHLILILDE
- the fre gene encoding NAD(P)H-flavin reductase, with protein sequence MTIQCNVKTIEPLARNTYRIILAPQTSVDYKAGQYLMVVMGEKDKRPFSIASSPCRHNGELELHIGAADHNAYAIEVVEAMNHAYANNQTIEIDAPHGSAYLQSPSDRSLLLIAGGTGFSYTRSILDHCVSQQLPQPIYLYWGGKDSEQLYAMRELEKIATEHSNVHFIPVVEADEQDWGGKKGNVLEAIEQDFDSLSGFDIYIAGRFEMAGAARDRFVDHKLANKERMFADAYAFI